One region of Paraburkholderia acidiphila genomic DNA includes:
- a CDS encoding sarcosine oxidase subunit alpha family protein has protein sequence MSQKNRLGAGGRVNRAIPLNFTFNGRTYQGFQGDTLASALLANDVHFVARSFKYHRPRGIMTADVAEPNAIVQLERGAHTVPNARATEVELYQGLIATSVNAEPSLENDRMAINQKFSRFLPAGFYYKTFMWPRKWWPKYEEKIRDAAGLGKAPEVRDADRYDKCFAHCDVLVVGGGPAGLAAAHTAGASGARVILVDDQRELGGSLLSCKADIDGRPALHWVEKIEAELKQMPDVKILSRSTAFGYQDHNLVTVTQRLTEHLPVSTRQGTRELLWKIRAKRVILATGAHERPIVFGNNDLPGIMMASAVSTYIQRYGVLPGRNAVVFTNNDAGYRCALDLKACGASVTVIDSRSQGDGALQAAARRQGVKVMYNAAINCAHGKQRVSSVEVVGYANGQTGAPQGTLACDLVAVSGGFSPVLHLFAQSGGKAHWSDAKACFMPGKRVQEEVSVGAAVGEFGLARALTQGVDGGIDAVKSLALPFKRPIVPKAAELAETPLEALWLVGSRKDAARGPKQFVDFQNDVSAADILLAAREGFESVEHVKRYTAMGFGTDQGKLGNINGMAILASALGKTIPETGTTTFRPNYTPVTFGTFAGRELGDMLDPIRKTCIHEWHVQHGAAFEDVGNRKRPWYYPKSGEDLHAAVKRECLAVRNSVGILDASTLGKIDIQGPDAAKLLNWVYTNPWLKLEVGKCRYGLMLDENGMVFDDGVTVRLGPQHYMMTTTTGGAARVLTWLERWLQTEWPDMKVRLASVTDHWATFAVVGPKSRKVLQKVCKDIDFDNVAFPFMSYRNGTVAGVKSRVMRISFSGELAYEVNVPANAGRAVWEALMEAGAEFDITPYGTETMHVLRAEKGYIIVGQDTDGSVTPFDLGMGGLVSQTKDFLGRRSLKRSDTAKENRKQFVGLLTDDAQYVLPEGGQIVAPDAQARPDGTTQMIGHVTSSYYSPILQRSIALAVVKGGLNKMGERVVIPMADGRRVSAQIASPIFYDTEGVRQHVE, from the coding sequence ATGAGCCAGAAGAACCGTCTCGGCGCCGGTGGGCGCGTCAACCGCGCGATCCCGCTGAACTTCACGTTCAACGGCCGCACGTATCAAGGCTTCCAGGGTGACACGCTCGCCTCCGCGCTGCTTGCCAACGACGTGCATTTCGTCGCGCGCAGCTTCAAGTACCATCGTCCGCGCGGCATCATGACGGCGGACGTGGCCGAGCCCAATGCCATCGTGCAACTGGAGCGCGGCGCGCATACGGTGCCCAATGCGCGCGCGACCGAAGTCGAGCTTTACCAGGGGCTCATTGCGACGAGCGTGAACGCCGAGCCTAGCCTCGAAAACGATCGCATGGCGATCAACCAGAAATTCTCGCGCTTTTTGCCGGCGGGCTTTTACTACAAGACCTTCATGTGGCCGCGCAAATGGTGGCCGAAATACGAAGAAAAGATTCGCGACGCCGCGGGCCTCGGCAAGGCGCCCGAAGTGCGCGATGCCGACCGCTACGACAAATGCTTCGCGCATTGCGACGTGCTCGTGGTCGGCGGCGGGCCCGCGGGTCTCGCGGCGGCGCATACGGCGGGCGCGAGCGGCGCACGCGTGATTCTCGTGGACGACCAGCGCGAACTGGGCGGCAGCCTGCTGTCGTGCAAGGCCGATATCGACGGTCGCCCCGCATTGCACTGGGTCGAGAAGATCGAAGCCGAACTCAAGCAGATGCCCGACGTGAAAATTCTGTCGCGCAGCACGGCTTTCGGCTATCAGGATCACAATCTCGTGACCGTCACCCAGCGTTTGACGGAGCATCTGCCGGTTTCCACGCGTCAGGGTACGCGCGAGCTGCTGTGGAAGATCCGCGCGAAGCGCGTGATTCTCGCGACCGGTGCGCACGAGCGTCCCATCGTGTTCGGCAACAACGATCTGCCGGGCATCATGATGGCCTCGGCGGTATCGACGTATATCCAGCGCTATGGGGTGCTGCCGGGCCGCAATGCGGTCGTGTTCACGAACAACGACGCGGGCTATCGCTGCGCGCTCGACCTGAAGGCATGCGGCGCGAGCGTCACGGTGATCGATTCGCGCTCGCAGGGCGACGGTGCATTGCAGGCCGCCGCGCGCCGCCAGGGCGTGAAAGTGATGTACAACGCGGCCATCAACTGCGCGCATGGCAAGCAGCGCGTGAGTTCGGTCGAGGTGGTCGGCTACGCGAACGGCCAGACCGGCGCGCCGCAAGGCACGCTCGCCTGCGATCTCGTTGCGGTGTCGGGCGGCTTCAGCCCCGTGCTGCACCTGTTCGCGCAGTCGGGCGGCAAGGCGCACTGGAGTGACGCGAAGGCGTGCTTCATGCCGGGCAAGCGCGTGCAGGAAGAAGTGAGCGTTGGCGCGGCGGTGGGCGAATTCGGCCTGGCCCGCGCGCTCACGCAGGGCGTGGACGGCGGCATTGACGCGGTGAAGTCGCTCGCCCTGCCGTTCAAGCGGCCCATCGTGCCGAAGGCCGCCGAGCTTGCAGAAACGCCGCTGGAGGCGCTGTGGCTGGTAGGCAGCCGCAAGGACGCGGCGCGCGGGCCCAAGCAGTTCGTCGACTTCCAGAACGACGTTTCGGCAGCGGACATTCTGCTCGCCGCGCGCGAAGGCTTCGAGTCGGTCGAGCACGTGAAGCGCTATACGGCCATGGGTTTCGGCACCGACCAGGGCAAGCTCGGCAATATCAACGGCATGGCGATTCTCGCCAGCGCGCTCGGCAAGACGATTCCCGAAACCGGCACGACGACGTTCCGCCCGAACTACACGCCCGTCACGTTCGGCACGTTCGCGGGGCGCGAACTCGGCGACATGCTCGACCCGATCCGCAAGACCTGCATTCACGAATGGCACGTGCAGCATGGCGCGGCGTTCGAGGACGTGGGCAACCGGAAGCGCCCTTGGTACTACCCGAAGAGCGGCGAGGATCTGCACGCAGCCGTGAAGCGCGAGTGTCTCGCGGTGCGCAACAGCGTCGGCATTCTCGATGCTTCCACGCTCGGCAAGATCGATATTCAAGGCCCGGACGCCGCGAAGCTGCTCAACTGGGTGTACACGAACCCGTGGCTCAAGCTCGAAGTGGGCAAGTGCCGTTATGGCCTGATGCTCGATGAAAACGGCATGGTGTTCGACGACGGCGTGACGGTGCGACTTGGCCCGCAGCACTACATGATGACCACCACGACGGGCGGCGCCGCGCGCGTGCTCACGTGGCTCGAGCGCTGGCTGCAGACCGAATGGCCCGATATGAAGGTGCGCCTGGCTTCTGTCACCGATCATTGGGCGACGTTCGCCGTGGTCGGCCCGAAGAGCCGCAAGGTGCTGCAGAAGGTGTGCAAGGACATCGACTTCGACAACGTCGCATTCCCGTTCATGTCGTATCGCAATGGCACGGTCGCCGGGGTGAAGTCTCGCGTCATGCGCATCAGCTTCTCGGGCGAACTGGCCTATGAGGTGAACGTGCCGGCCAACGCGGGCCGCGCCGTGTGGGAAGCATTGATGGAAGCGGGCGCCGAATTTGACATCACGCCGTACGGCACGGAAACGATGCACGTATTGCGTGCGGAGAAGGGTTACATCATCGTGGGCCAGGATACGGACGGGTCGGTTACGCCATTCGACCTCGGCATGGGCGGACTCGTCTCGCAGACGAAGGATTTTCTCGGCCGCCGCTCGCTCAAGCGCTCGGACACCGCGAAGGAAAACCGCAAGCAGTTCGTCGGACTGCTAACGGACGACGCGCAATACGTGTTGCCAGAAGGCGGCCAGATCGTCGCACCCGACGCGCAGGCGCGGCCCGATGGCACGACGCAGATGATCGGCCATGTCACGTCGAGCTATTACAGCCCGATCCTCCAGCGTTCCATCGCGCTCGCGGTCGTGAAGGGCGGCTTGAACAAGATGGGCGAGCGCGTGGTGATCCCCATGGCCGATGGCCGGCGCGTCAGCGCGCAGATCGCGAGCCCGATTTTCTACGACACGGAAGGAGTGCGTCAGCATGTTGAATGA
- a CDS encoding sarcosine oxidase subunit gamma, with product MLNETKEPLPVAERIVGVRLESPLVGAADLMKAQEGRASKAFAMRELPFRDLVNVRGELSDPAFVAAFASVVGCEPPAAPNTVARSDHYDVLGLGPDEWLVRSLAPVQTGMLEAKLTAVLGETYAAAVDIGSGSTVIEIEGTRARDVLSRGCPLDLHPRGFKPGQCAQSVYFKASIVLIPTGDDRFEIVVRRSFADYFCRIMVDAAASVAP from the coding sequence ATGTTGAATGAAACGAAAGAGCCCCTGCCGGTCGCGGAGCGCATTGTTGGCGTGCGCCTCGAGTCGCCGCTCGTCGGCGCAGCGGATCTGATGAAGGCGCAGGAGGGGCGCGCCTCGAAGGCGTTCGCCATGCGTGAGCTGCCGTTCCGCGACCTCGTGAACGTGCGCGGCGAATTGAGCGATCCGGCCTTCGTCGCGGCGTTCGCAAGCGTAGTGGGCTGCGAGCCGCCTGCCGCGCCGAACACCGTCGCGCGCAGCGACCATTACGACGTGCTCGGGCTCGGGCCCGACGAATGGCTCGTGCGTTCGCTCGCACCGGTGCAAACCGGCATGCTCGAAGCGAAGCTCACCGCCGTGCTCGGCGAAACGTATGCAGCGGCCGTGGACATCGGCAGCGGCAGCACCGTGATCGAGATCGAAGGCACGCGAGCGCGCGATGTGCTCTCGCGCGGCTGTCCGCTCGATCTGCATCCGCGCGGCTTCAAGCCGGGGCAATGCGCGCAGAGCGTGTATTTCAAGGCATCGATCGTGCTGATTCCGACCGGCGACGACCGCTTCGAAATCGTCGTGCGCCGCAGTTTCGCCGATTATTTCTGCCGCATTATGGTCGACGCCGCGGCGTCGGTCGCGCCATGA
- a CDS encoding dihydroneopterin aldolase, with the protein MKIVDAAFEPASGVLGAIGAIGALSPHDESRGRGWSVFVEALSVPARIGIYPHEHGAPQPLVIDAQLGYRCMPREKSAQGEAGDWIDYDGYCTRLADFLVHKPHTRLLETLVADMAAFSFREWPALETLRLAVHKPKIRPGTRRVGVALDWTRADYRQWIRVDGGGQHA; encoded by the coding sequence ATGAAGATCGTCGACGCGGCGTTCGAACCCGCTTCCGGCGTGCTGGGTGCGATCGGTGCAATCGGTGCGCTCAGCCCGCACGACGAGTCACGCGGACGCGGCTGGAGCGTGTTCGTCGAAGCGTTGAGCGTGCCGGCGCGCATCGGTATTTATCCGCACGAGCACGGCGCGCCGCAGCCGCTCGTGATCGACGCACAGCTCGGCTATCGCTGCATGCCGCGAGAAAAGAGCGCACAGGGTGAAGCGGGCGACTGGATCGACTACGACGGCTATTGCACTCGCCTTGCGGACTTTCTTGTGCACAAGCCGCACACGCGGCTGCTCGAAACGCTGGTGGCGGACATGGCGGCGTTTTCGTTTCGCGAATGGCCCGCGCTGGAAACGTTGAGGCTCGCGGTGCACAAGCCGAAGATCCGGCCGGGCACGCGGCGCGTGGGCGTGGCGCTCGACTGGACACGCGCCGACTATCGCCAGTGGATTCGGGTTGATGGGGGTGGGCAGCACGCCTAG